A stretch of the Microcella sp. genome encodes the following:
- a CDS encoding MaoC/PaaZ C-terminal domain-containing protein, protein MTVFEDYQLGDVRHSYGRTVTEADIVAHAGQTGDFYPHHMDAEFCATQPFGQRMAHGTLVLSMAIGMLAGEINEDAMSYGYDRVRFIKPVFIGDTIRATAELVELSDHPRQPERFGMAFERVEVTNQHNETVLALTKIYVVNRRRSTAPNSEMEH, encoded by the coding sequence ATGACCGTATTCGAGGACTACCAGCTCGGCGACGTGCGCCATAGCTACGGACGAACCGTGACCGAGGCAGACATCGTCGCTCACGCTGGGCAGACCGGAGACTTCTACCCGCACCACATGGATGCAGAGTTCTGTGCCACCCAGCCCTTCGGCCAGCGCATGGCTCACGGAACCTTGGTCCTCTCCATGGCGATCGGGATGCTCGCCGGCGAGATCAACGAAGACGCCATGAGCTACGGCTATGACCGCGTGAGATTCATCAAGCCGGTCTTCATCGGAGACACCATCCGCGCGACCGCCGAGCTCGTAGAACTCAGCGATCACCCTCGACAGCCTGAACGCTTCGGCATGGCGTTTGAGCGCGTCGAGGTCACCAATCAGCACAACGAGACAGTGCTGGCACTGACCAAGATCTACGTCGTCAACCGACGCCGATCGACCGCACCGAACTCAGAGATGGAGCACTGA
- a CDS encoding RraA family protein translates to MTHLPELLPTTANLSDSLDAVGERHRVLAERLPCAIPGSRILGPARTVRFEPTDDVDPAKPYDDAIDFIDSIEPGEVVVIATGESNASAFWGELFSAAALGRGAVGMVTDGNLRDSDKIIPLGFAAFARSHRPIDYRGRMRVTAVQQNVEIGGVEIAPGDLVAADDDGVVVIPAAVADQVLTVARARMSSETSVLTDLVAGATLREVWERYRIL, encoded by the coding sequence GTGACCCACTTGCCCGAGCTTCTTCCCACCACGGCCAACCTGTCTGACTCGCTCGACGCTGTCGGCGAGCGCCACCGAGTGCTTGCTGAGCGCCTGCCGTGTGCTATTCCCGGCAGCCGTATTCTGGGCCCGGCCCGCACGGTGCGGTTCGAACCGACCGATGACGTCGACCCCGCGAAGCCCTATGACGATGCGATTGACTTCATCGACTCGATCGAGCCCGGCGAGGTTGTGGTGATCGCCACGGGTGAGAGCAACGCCTCAGCTTTCTGGGGCGAGTTGTTTTCGGCGGCCGCCCTCGGCCGAGGCGCCGTCGGAATGGTCACCGACGGCAATCTGCGCGACAGTGACAAGATCATCCCCCTCGGCTTCGCGGCGTTCGCACGCTCGCACCGTCCGATCGACTACAGGGGGCGGATGCGCGTGACCGCCGTGCAACAGAACGTGGAGATCGGCGGGGTCGAGATAGCGCCGGGCGATCTGGTCGCTGCCGACGATGACGGGGTGGTCGTCATCCCGGCCGCCGTCGCCGATCAGGTGCTCACGGTGGCGCGCGCGCGCATGTCGTCAGAGACGAGCGTTCTCACTGATCTCGTCGCCGGAGCAACCCTGCGCGAGGTGTGGGAGCGGTATCGTATCCTCTGA
- a CDS encoding CaiB/BaiF CoA transferase family protein: MTDAPELPLPLEGILILDFSQFLAGPMAAMRLGDLGARVIKIERPQGGDIGRSLAFAGVVEDGDTLSFHITNRNKESFAANLKDTDDLAEVRELIAHADVIIQNFRPGIMERLGLGYDDVRAINPGIVYASVSGYGASGPLKDRPGQDLLAQSISGLPWLNGSSDDPPIPVGIAIADIVTSIHTAHGVTAALLRRERTGVGGRVETSLLESMLDLQFELLSAHLTDPSVTVKRGTRNTAHAFLQAPYGTYPTADGYLALAMTSVPDLGRLIGLDSLAQYIDPETWWTEQTAITRALADRLATRSTDHWLSILDEADVWCAPVLTLPQLVEHEGFAALNMMQAVHRQAADGSGDVEIQTTRAPVRFDGAPLTHEKGAPRIGEHNDSIRREFFEKG, translated from the coding sequence GTGACCGACGCACCAGAGCTTCCCCTGCCCCTCGAGGGCATTCTCATCCTCGACTTCAGCCAGTTTCTTGCGGGGCCGATGGCAGCCATGCGTCTCGGCGACCTGGGCGCGCGCGTCATAAAGATCGAGCGCCCTCAGGGCGGCGACATCGGCCGCTCGCTGGCGTTCGCAGGTGTCGTGGAAGACGGCGACACGCTGTCCTTCCACATTACCAACCGCAACAAAGAGAGCTTTGCGGCGAATCTGAAAGACACCGACGACCTTGCCGAGGTTCGAGAGCTAATCGCTCACGCCGACGTGATCATCCAGAACTTCCGCCCCGGAATCATGGAACGACTGGGCCTCGGCTACGACGACGTTCGCGCCATCAACCCGGGCATCGTTTATGCGAGTGTGAGCGGATACGGGGCGTCGGGTCCGTTGAAGGATCGACCAGGACAAGATCTGCTGGCGCAGTCCATTTCGGGCCTGCCCTGGCTCAATGGCAGTTCTGACGATCCGCCGATTCCGGTCGGCATCGCGATCGCTGACATCGTGACGTCTATCCACACGGCTCACGGAGTGACGGCCGCACTCCTGCGGCGCGAGCGCACCGGAGTTGGCGGACGGGTCGAGACGAGCCTGCTCGAGTCGATGCTCGACTTGCAGTTTGAGCTGCTGAGCGCGCACCTGACTGACCCGTCGGTGACGGTGAAGCGTGGAACGCGCAACACCGCTCACGCGTTCCTGCAAGCTCCGTATGGCACCTACCCCACTGCTGATGGGTATCTGGCGCTCGCGATGACGTCAGTACCTGATTTGGGACGCCTGATCGGCCTCGACTCTCTCGCGCAGTACATCGACCCAGAGACGTGGTGGACCGAGCAGACCGCCATCACCCGTGCTCTGGCCGATCGCTTGGCTACCCGGTCGACCGATCACTGGCTCAGCATTCTTGACGAAGCAGATGTCTGGTGCGCCCCGGTATTGACACTGCCGCAATTGGTCGAGCACGAAGGGTTCGCTGCGCTGAACATGATGCAGGCCGTGCATCGTCAGGCTGCCGACGGGTCGGGAGACGTTGAGATTCAGACAACGCGGGCGCCCGTTCGTTTCGACGGGGCACCCCTCACTCACGAGAAGGGTGCTCCGCGAATCGGCGAGCACAACGACAGTATTCGACGCGAATTCTTCGAGAAAGGTTGA
- a CDS encoding aldo/keto reductase, translating to MNRTERSPLGRGGLAVGRHAFGAAVIGNLFRAIDDATAADALDAAWQSDVRYFDTAPHYGLGLSERRLGEAVRGWSRDEVIISTKVGRLLQPTHNGADDRDIDNGFDVPRDHVRVYDYSRDGVLRSIEASLTRLGLDRIDLVYVHDPDDYYESVLDGALPALDELRSQGVIRSYGAGMNQSTMLANFVINSDVDVVMLAGRYTLLDQSALDDLLPAALAHNVSVVAAGVFNSGLLARDRPDPTSHFDYATAPDSLVARATRIADICEHHGATLPQVAVQFALGHAAVPTVCLGARSRAQVERNDALFDTPVPAAVWAELVEAGLLRADAPTP from the coding sequence ATGAATCGCACTGAACGTTCCCCCCTCGGCCGAGGGGGCCTGGCAGTGGGCCGGCACGCATTCGGTGCGGCGGTGATCGGGAATCTCTTTCGAGCCATCGATGACGCGACAGCGGCGGACGCGCTCGATGCGGCTTGGCAGTCTGATGTTCGCTACTTCGATACTGCCCCTCATTACGGGCTGGGACTTTCAGAACGTCGGCTGGGGGAAGCGGTGCGAGGCTGGTCTCGTGATGAGGTCATCATCTCGACGAAGGTCGGCCGGCTGCTTCAGCCAACTCATAACGGCGCAGACGATCGAGATATCGACAACGGCTTCGACGTTCCGCGCGATCACGTGCGCGTGTACGACTACTCGCGTGATGGGGTGCTGCGCTCGATCGAGGCGTCCTTGACCCGGCTAGGGCTCGACCGCATCGATCTCGTCTACGTTCACGATCCTGACGACTATTACGAGTCCGTTCTCGACGGTGCTCTTCCTGCGCTTGACGAACTGCGTAGCCAAGGTGTCATTCGTTCGTATGGCGCCGGAATGAATCAGTCGACGATGCTGGCCAATTTCGTCATCAACAGCGACGTAGATGTTGTCATGTTGGCGGGTCGGTATACGTTGCTTGATCAGAGCGCGCTCGATGATCTATTGCCTGCGGCTCTCGCTCATAACGTGTCGGTCGTCGCCGCGGGTGTCTTCAACTCGGGCCTTCTCGCTCGCGATCGTCCCGACCCCACATCGCATTTCGACTATGCAACCGCACCCGACTCGCTGGTTGCTCGAGCTACCCGCATCGCTGACATTTGCGAGCACCACGGTGCGACGCTGCCACAAGTCGCCGTGCAGTTTGCTCTAGGCCATGCCGCGGTACCGACGGTGTGCCTGGGGGCGCGTTCGCGCGCGCAGGTTGAGCGCAACGACGCGCTGTTCGACACTCCCGTTCCTGCCGCCGTGTGGGCTGAACTCGTCGAGGCTGGGCTGCTGAGAGCCGATGCGCCTACGCCGTGA
- a CDS encoding L-rhamnose mutarotase: protein MKRIASVIGLKPENRAEYEDLHANAWPTVLERITQSGIRNYSIYRHGDLLFSYFEYVGDDFDADMAAMADDAETQRWWAICKPMQVPVDDRAEGEWWKDLPEVFHHD from the coding sequence TTGAAGCGCATTGCCTCTGTCATCGGTCTCAAGCCCGAGAACCGCGCCGAGTACGAAGACCTGCACGCCAACGCCTGGCCGACAGTTCTCGAACGCATTACTCAGAGCGGCATTCGCAATTACTCGATCTACCGTCATGGTGATCTGCTCTTCTCCTACTTCGAGTACGTCGGCGACGATTTTGACGCCGACATGGCAGCCATGGCCGACGATGCCGAGACGCAGCGGTGGTGGGCGATCTGCAAGCCCATGCAAGTGCCGGTTGATGACCGCGCCGAGGGTGAGTGGTGGAAAGACCTGCCCGAAGTGTTCCACCACGACTGA
- a CDS encoding enolase C-terminal domain-like protein gives MRIVDVEIRACRVDDSSSRERSSLDGQSVPDVVVITLTTDEGVRGTSFGFGGLDSRTTARAFAQVAPFFMGRDPLAHELNLREFRFFDRRWNLSPIYAYGPFDVACWDIAGKVAGLPVHRLIGTAHDRLPVYASSMFLSTVDDYVTEVRSVRNDGFTAYKIHPPGPASLDLEVYRAVRDEVGPDFPLMADPVATHTLAEAVRVGRELEKLGYLWFEEPLDDYDMESLVQLSRELEIPIAGAESIAGGALLTAPYITSGALDIVRADVSWRGGITSTLEVARLAEAHGVPCELHTTIYHPLELANLHCALGIPNTTYFEVLYPLDTYAFGLAEPLDIRDGFVYPPTAPGVGAVFDWDAIDAATVEVLSYSSESSPKGSQ, from the coding sequence GTGCGCATCGTTGATGTTGAGATCCGCGCCTGTCGCGTCGATGACAGTTCGTCGCGCGAGCGGTCGTCTCTCGACGGCCAGAGCGTGCCCGACGTGGTGGTGATCACGCTGACGACCGACGAAGGCGTGCGCGGCACGTCGTTCGGGTTTGGGGGCCTCGACTCGCGCACCACCGCTCGCGCTTTCGCGCAGGTAGCACCGTTCTTCATGGGCCGTGACCCGCTGGCGCACGAGCTCAACCTGCGCGAGTTTCGATTCTTCGATCGACGGTGGAACCTGTCGCCGATCTACGCGTACGGTCCCTTCGACGTCGCCTGTTGGGATATCGCCGGCAAGGTCGCCGGTCTGCCCGTGCACCGGCTGATCGGCACCGCTCATGATCGCCTGCCGGTCTACGCCAGTTCGATGTTTCTCTCGACCGTCGACGACTACGTCACCGAGGTGCGCAGCGTGCGGAACGACGGCTTTACGGCCTACAAGATTCATCCGCCCGGCCCCGCTTCGCTCGACCTTGAGGTGTACCGCGCGGTGCGCGACGAAGTAGGGCCCGACTTCCCTCTCATGGCTGACCCCGTCGCGACGCACACGCTCGCCGAGGCTGTGAGGGTCGGGCGCGAGCTCGAGAAGCTTGGGTACCTCTGGTTCGAAGAGCCGCTCGATGACTACGACATGGAGTCTCTGGTGCAGTTGTCGCGCGAGCTCGAGATTCCGATTGCCGGTGCCGAGTCGATCGCGGGTGGGGCGTTATTGACCGCCCCCTACATCACTTCGGGCGCCCTCGACATTGTGCGGGCTGATGTGTCATGGCGTGGGGGTATCACCTCGACCCTTGAGGTTGCTCGCCTGGCCGAAGCGCACGGAGTGCCCTGCGAATTGCACACGACGATCTACCACCCGCTCGAGCTCGCGAATCTGCACTGCGCACTGGGCATCCCGAACACCACCTACTTCGAAGTGCTGTACCCCCTGGACACCTACGCTTTCGGTCTCGCTGAGCCGCTTGATATTCGGGATGGATTCGTCTACCCGCCGACGGCACCGGGCGTCGGTGCGGTCTTTGACTGGGACGCGATTGATGCGGCCACGGTTGAGGTGCTGTCGTACTCATCCGAATCGTCCCCGAAAGGATCACAGTGA
- a CDS encoding GntR family transcriptional regulator: MNTQSSIRRASAGRPSRSVLSDETHDAIREMLLNHTIAPGEHINIDALSRELEVSQTPVREALARLESDDLVVKQPLRGYTATELLTVTQLDDLFQFRLLIEPWSAEKAATQSDHHGHEELRAELERGAAVGALDMERAYAAMSEHDARFHELIARLSGSEFVRDAFVRTHCHLHLFRLYQAGQAQLEAAGKDSAFVDTLFSLYYQPTSGFLAFREHEGIAQAVLAGDAASARTRMHDHIQSSRERFAPAMTVLNGH, translated from the coding sequence ATGAACACTCAGTCATCGATTCGGCGAGCGTCAGCCGGGCGGCCTTCACGCTCTGTTCTCTCTGATGAAACGCACGACGCGATTCGCGAAATGCTTCTGAATCACACCATTGCGCCTGGTGAGCACATCAACATTGATGCGCTTTCTCGTGAGCTCGAGGTCTCTCAGACCCCTGTTCGAGAGGCTCTCGCACGGTTGGAGTCAGACGATCTCGTCGTGAAACAGCCCTTGCGCGGTTACACGGCCACCGAACTCCTCACCGTCACGCAACTCGACGACCTCTTTCAGTTTCGACTGCTGATCGAGCCATGGTCTGCAGAGAAGGCGGCGACGCAGTCCGACCACCACGGACACGAGGAACTGAGGGCAGAACTCGAGCGCGGCGCGGCCGTAGGTGCCCTCGATATGGAGCGCGCCTACGCCGCGATGTCTGAACATGACGCCCGCTTTCACGAGCTCATCGCGCGACTATCGGGGAGCGAGTTCGTGCGTGATGCTTTCGTTCGCACGCACTGTCACCTGCATCTCTTCCGACTCTATCAAGCCGGTCAGGCTCAACTAGAGGCAGCAGGGAAGGACTCCGCATTCGTCGACACCCTGTTCAGCCTGTACTACCAGCCGACATCGGGGTTCCTCGCGTTCCGTGAGCATGAAGGCATCGCCCAGGCAGTGCTCGCTGGCGACGCCGCCAGTGCGCGCACTCGCATGCACGACCACATTCAGTCATCGCGGGAACGGTTTGCCCCCGCGATGACAGTCCTCAACGGCCACTAG
- a CDS encoding sugar ABC transporter substrate-binding protein — MTTRSTMHPEIELSGMTWDHPRGVDGLRAADDHIAAHLGATVTWEARSLLAFGDQHIADFAAEFDLLIIDHPHVPDAVNAGALLALDEHVDSAVLDQLARESVGASHDSYGYRGHQWALAIDAAAQVSAFRSDRCDGAPVYWSDVIALPKHSVLWPYKPVDAFSTFATLLAQKGHPLAQPHVMIDRDAAAAVLDFMIRLAERVPAWCADANPIDVAEVLATTDGHSTAVALFGYTNYSRPGFRPHRLAYDDVPSFDGHASGSELGGAGIAVSSATTRPQLAVAVALALAGAELQSGPYTAGGGQPGNLRAWRSEARNAETANFFRNTLRTLERAWVRPRVLGWPDLQLAISHVVHDALTSRRFTPGTLDILESLAEKHLKEPIV, encoded by the coding sequence ATGACGACGAGGTCCACGATGCATCCTGAGATTGAGCTCTCCGGAATGACCTGGGATCACCCGCGCGGGGTCGACGGCCTGCGCGCGGCCGATGACCATATTGCGGCACACCTCGGCGCGACTGTGACGTGGGAAGCGCGGTCGCTTCTCGCGTTTGGAGACCAACACATTGCCGATTTCGCCGCGGAATTCGACCTGTTGATCATCGACCACCCCCACGTGCCCGACGCAGTCAACGCGGGGGCTCTCTTGGCGCTCGACGAGCATGTCGATTCAGCGGTGCTTGATCAACTGGCGCGAGAGAGCGTCGGAGCGTCGCATGATTCTTACGGATACCGCGGCCATCAGTGGGCGCTCGCTATCGATGCCGCAGCGCAGGTGTCAGCCTTTCGATCGGATCGGTGCGACGGTGCACCCGTCTACTGGAGCGATGTCATCGCCCTCCCTAAACACAGTGTGCTCTGGCCGTACAAGCCAGTGGATGCTTTCAGCACGTTCGCCACGCTCTTGGCGCAGAAGGGGCACCCGCTGGCGCAGCCGCACGTCATGATCGACCGAGACGCCGCCGCTGCCGTGCTCGACTTCATGATTCGACTCGCTGAGCGCGTTCCGGCATGGTGTGCTGACGCGAACCCGATCGACGTCGCCGAGGTGCTTGCCACCACCGACGGCCACTCGACGGCTGTCGCTCTCTTCGGCTATACCAACTACTCACGCCCCGGCTTTCGCCCTCATCGCCTGGCGTATGACGACGTTCCGTCGTTCGATGGGCATGCATCAGGCTCAGAGCTCGGGGGGGCGGGTATCGCCGTCTCTTCCGCGACAACGCGCCCCCAGCTTGCTGTTGCTGTTGCGCTCGCGCTCGCGGGGGCGGAGTTGCAGAGCGGCCCTTACACGGCCGGCGGCGGACAGCCAGGAAACCTGCGTGCCTGGCGAAGTGAGGCGCGCAACGCCGAGACGGCCAACTTCTTTCGCAATACTCTTCGCACCCTCGAGCGTGCGTGGGTACGCCCACGCGTTCTGGGGTGGCCCGACCTGCAGCTGGCCATCTCGCATGTGGTGCACGACGCGCTCACCTCACGGCGATTCACCCCCGGCACACTCGACATCCTCGAATCCCTGGCAGAGAAGCACCTGAAGGAGCCCATCGTATGA
- a CDS encoding enolase C-terminal domain-like protein codes for MSTITAVTTSDIRFPTSTSLDGSDAMNADPDYSAAYLVLGTDAADGHDGHAFVFTIGRGNDVQAAAIDALRGHLLGHDVEALLDDMGATWRWLVHDSQLRWLGPEKGVMHMAIGAAVNALWDLKAKRAGLPLWQMLSRMMPDEIADLVDYRYISDELSRDDAVRILTAQVATRAEREQTLLAAGYPAYTTSPGWLGYDDEKLARLCREALDAGFPQIKLKVGADLDDDIRRLRIAREVCGPDYPIAIDANQRWDVPAAIAWIQQLAPFAPAWIEEPTSPDDVLGHATIARAIAPIRVATGEHGANRVLFKQLLQARAIGVLQIDSVRVAGVNENIAILLLAAKFGVPVCPHAGGVGLCEAVQHLSMFDYIAVSGSMEGRMIEYVDHLHEHFVEPTRVEGGRYRAPEQPGSGMQMHAASRDRFRFPDGPEWAANPAARGAS; via the coding sequence GTGAGCACCATCACCGCCGTCACCACGAGCGACATTCGGTTTCCCACCTCGACGAGTCTTGACGGGTCAGACGCGATGAACGCCGACCCCGACTACTCGGCGGCCTACCTTGTACTCGGTACTGATGCAGCTGACGGCCACGACGGCCACGCTTTTGTCTTCACGATCGGTCGCGGCAACGATGTTCAGGCGGCCGCGATCGACGCGTTGAGAGGTCACCTTCTGGGGCATGACGTCGAGGCCTTGCTCGACGACATGGGGGCTACGTGGCGCTGGCTCGTGCATGACTCGCAGTTACGGTGGCTCGGCCCGGAGAAAGGCGTCATGCACATGGCGATCGGCGCCGCCGTCAACGCGCTGTGGGATCTCAAGGCCAAGCGGGCCGGTCTGCCTCTCTGGCAGATGCTCTCGCGGATGATGCCCGACGAGATCGCCGACCTCGTCGACTACCGCTACATATCTGACGAGCTCAGCCGCGACGACGCCGTCCGCATTCTGACGGCTCAGGTCGCCACGCGCGCTGAGCGCGAGCAGACCTTGCTGGCTGCGGGATACCCCGCCTACACCACCTCGCCTGGCTGGCTCGGCTACGACGACGAGAAGCTCGCACGGCTGTGCCGCGAGGCGCTCGACGCCGGCTTTCCCCAGATCAAGCTCAAGGTCGGCGCCGACCTTGACGATGACATTCGGCGCTTGCGCATCGCGCGCGAGGTGTGCGGCCCCGACTACCCGATTGCCATTGATGCCAACCAGCGGTGGGATGTCCCCGCCGCGATCGCCTGGATCCAGCAGCTTGCCCCCTTCGCCCCCGCCTGGATCGAAGAGCCCACCAGTCCCGACGACGTGCTCGGCCACGCGACAATCGCTCGCGCGATCGCGCCGATCCGCGTTGCCACGGGCGAGCACGGCGCCAACCGGGTGCTGTTCAAGCAGTTGCTGCAGGCGCGTGCGATCGGCGTGCTGCAGATCGACAGCGTGCGCGTCGCCGGGGTCAACGAGAACATCGCCATTTTGTTGTTGGCCGCCAAATTCGGTGTGCCTGTCTGCCCGCACGCCGGTGGCGTGGGGCTCTGCGAGGCAGTGCAGCACCTCTCGATGTTTGACTACATTGCGGTCTCGGGCTCGATGGAGGGCCGAATGATCGAGTATGTCGATCATCTGCATGAGCACTTTGTCGAGCCCACCCGCGTCGAGGGGGGCCGGTACCGTGCCCCCGAACAACCGGGATCCGGCATGCAGATGCACGCCGCGTCGCGTGACCGCTTTCGCTTTCCCGACGGCCCAGAGTGGGCTGCGAACCCTGCCGCACGAGGAGCCTCATGA
- a CDS encoding mandelate racemase/muconate lactonizing enzyme family protein has product MTSPTTIVAAEAWLSDIPVETVRTDAVQAFLKQETIYVRLETADGMTALGYSYTIGTGGRAVLEMLRGGMLEAVLGADAERPEAVWYAAFNSTRATTVGAITSLALAAIDTAVWDGRSRRSGVPLWMLAGGSSSSIPVYDTEGGWLHLSPDELVTQARATQERGLLGAKVKVGLPNPHDDLARLSAVREAVGHGFDLMVDANQSLTAADAIRRAHLFEPLDLFWFEEPLPADDIAGHERLANATSIPVAVGESMYSIGHFREYLHRGAASIIQVDVARIGGITPWLKVAHLAEAYSVKVAPHFLMELHLPLVCAIPNALYLEHIPQLRRVTTGEISIVDGRAQAPTSLGLGIDWNLDAIDNLRVA; this is encoded by the coding sequence ATGACCAGCCCCACCACCATCGTCGCGGCCGAGGCTTGGCTCAGCGACATTCCTGTCGAGACGGTGCGCACAGACGCGGTGCAGGCCTTCCTCAAGCAAGAGACCATCTATGTGCGGCTCGAGACCGCCGACGGCATGACCGCCCTCGGCTACAGCTACACGATCGGAACCGGCGGCCGCGCGGTCCTCGAGATGCTGCGTGGTGGCATGCTCGAGGCGGTTCTCGGTGCCGACGCCGAGCGCCCCGAGGCGGTCTGGTATGCCGCCTTCAACTCGACGCGCGCGACCACGGTCGGTGCGATCACGTCGCTTGCCCTCGCTGCGATCGATACCGCGGTCTGGGACGGCCGTTCGCGGCGCTCTGGCGTACCGCTCTGGATGCTCGCCGGGGGCTCATCGTCGTCGATTCCGGTCTACGACACTGAGGGTGGGTGGTTGCACCTGAGCCCTGACGAGCTCGTCACCCAGGCGCGCGCAACCCAGGAGCGGGGTCTGCTGGGCGCGAAGGTCAAGGTCGGCCTGCCCAACCCGCATGACGATCTCGCGCGCCTGAGTGCGGTGCGCGAGGCGGTCGGTCACGGCTTCGATCTGATGGTAGATGCCAACCAGTCACTGACCGCCGCCGACGCCATTCGTCGGGCGCACTTGTTCGAGCCACTCGACCTGTTCTGGTTCGAAGAGCCCCTCCCTGCCGACGACATTGCGGGTCACGAGCGACTCGCCAACGCCACGTCGATTCCGGTGGCGGTGGGCGAAAGCATGTACTCGATAGGTCATTTTCGCGAGTACTTGCACCGCGGTGCCGCGTCGATCATTCAGGTCGATGTGGCCCGCATTGGCGGTATCACCCCGTGGCTTAAGGTGGCGCACCTTGCCGAGGCATACAGCGTGAAGGTCGCCCCGCACTTCTTGATGGAGCTACACCTGCCGCTCGTATGTGCGATCCCGAACGCACTGTACCTCGAGCACATTCCCCAGCTGCGGCGAGTGACGACGGGCGAGATCAGCATCGTCGATGGGCGGGCGCAGGCGCCGACCTCGCTCGGCCTCGGCATTGACTGGAACCTCGATGCCATCGACAACCTTCGCGTGGCCTAA
- a CDS encoding amidohydrolase family protein: MTALHSPIEMIDTHQHLWMMSERAYDWIVPEYGPLFDDFGPERVAAEIVEAGVTGTVLVQAADTYEDTFYMLSVAASTPTVLGVVAWAPLDRHDEARSALDLYAASPYVKGVRCLTHTYADPRWILGETVNRTLGLLAPRGLALDMVSVLDEHLETVAAVADRHPELTVVLDHMAKPPIASEGWEPWASLIAAAADRPNVVVKLSGLNTASKPTWASADWQRYVDHVVDNFGASRVMLGSDWPVSILAGDFVGVWRAQREVISTLSVDEQDDILFRTARRVYAL, encoded by the coding sequence ATGACCGCACTGCACTCACCCATCGAGATGATCGACACCCACCAACACCTGTGGATGATGTCGGAGCGCGCCTATGACTGGATCGTTCCGGAGTACGGCCCGCTGTTCGACGACTTCGGCCCTGAACGCGTCGCTGCAGAAATCGTGGAAGCGGGGGTGACAGGAACCGTGCTGGTTCAAGCAGCGGACACCTACGAAGACACGTTCTACATGCTCAGTGTTGCCGCCTCGACCCCAACGGTTCTCGGGGTGGTCGCCTGGGCGCCCCTCGACCGCCACGACGAAGCACGGTCGGCACTCGACCTGTACGCCGCGTCGCCCTACGTCAAGGGCGTTCGCTGCCTGACCCACACCTACGCCGACCCACGGTGGATCCTCGGTGAGACCGTGAATCGCACCCTGGGGTTGCTCGCGCCCCGAGGCTTGGCGCTCGACATGGTGAGCGTGCTCGACGAACACCTCGAAACGGTCGCGGCCGTGGCTGACCGACACCCTGAGTTGACCGTCGTGCTTGACCACATGGCGAAGCCCCCAATCGCCTCCGAAGGCTGGGAGCCGTGGGCGTCTTTGATTGCCGCTGCAGCCGATCGCCCCAACGTGGTCGTCAAGCTCTCCGGCCTGAACACGGCGTCGAAGCCGACGTGGGCCTCTGCCGACTGGCAACGCTATGTCGACCACGTCGTCGACAACTTCGGCGCCTCGCGCGTCATGCTCGGCAGCGACTGGCCTGTCTCGATTCTGGCGGGTGATTTCGTCGGGGTGTGGCGTGCTCAGCGGGAGGTCATCTCGACCCTGTCGGTCGACGAGCAAGACGACATTCTCTTCCGCACCGCCCGCCGCGTGTACGCGCTCTGA